The proteins below come from a single Metarhizium brunneum chromosome 1, complete sequence genomic window:
- the tap_0 gene encoding Tripeptidyl aminopeptidase, with the protein MKQADQRAGGNAPGFLTRLAILGIGIAPTLVPSVAASPAAFHYSRQANPANATGEFPKPDDPFHFIPCVSNQTIEGIPLLNDTNPQETWRKRFDPNPNNWKWGAAPGNATTPGSSNSTQGRGLHLCGYLDVPMDYLNKSDPRIHRLAVAKYQASGLEGKGARTIVMNPGGPGGSGVPFGLHGGRYSQILSNGVHDFLGFDPRGVGLSQPAIDCYPAALQDRWNLAAGKDLRESPSPRQQLELVNAVNDAKFKACFEELGDVPRFVSTASVARDVDAIRAALGEPELTGYMVSYGTTLGQIYANMFPDKAGRLILDGVDYSREHRVTGGYASTAIHSTTDAWNEGFLGECVAAGPSSCALAKPTNGSGVTLDSLKARMAKLLDGLAERPIPAYDEEKGPVIITYSLIIAVISSALYQPRYWPEVAQALADLESGNTTIAASMAHGQYVYQPQAPEKPLGLASELLPMVVCGDASADGPPASGLDFWESLWRNLTEKSFLSGGGNFATVFPCQNYNKYWPQGAALYQGDLNNKLKHPVLLIAETHDPVTPLRNARELHKEMGMENARLVVHHGYGHGSSPDPSDCTNAIIRGYLLNGTIPDKRETDCYANGKPYRNSTRTNHKRSLPMVGNVPMRLPL; encoded by the coding sequence ATGAAGCAGGCAGATCAACGGGCAGGAGGCAATGCCCCGGGCTTCCTGACCAGGCTGGCCATTCTAGGCATCGGTATTGCGCCGACTCTGGTGCCGTCTGTGGCAGCCTCACCTGCAGCTTTTCACTACAGCCGCCAGGCCAATCCCGCCAACGCGACGGGAGAATTCCCCAAGCCGGATGACCCCTTTCATTTCATACCTTGCGTTTCAAACCAAACCATCGAGGGCATCCCCTTGCTGAACGATACGAATCCCCAAGAGACCTGGAGAAAGAGGTTTGACCCCAACCCGAACAACTGGAAATGGGGGGCGGCGCCTGGCAATGCGACAACACCTGGTTCCTCCAATTCCACTCAAGGAAGGGGCCTTCACCTCTGCGGATACCTGGATGTGCCCATGGACTACCTCAACAAGTCGGATCCGCGAATTCATCGcttggccgttgccaagTATCAAGCCTCTGGCCTCGAGGGGAAGGGTGCTCGAACTATCGTCATGAACCCCGGTGGCCCCGGGGGGAGCGGCGTGCCCTTTGGCCTTCATGGGGGCCGCTATTCGCAGATACTAAGCAATGGAGTACATGATTTTTTGGGCTTCGACCCTCGCGGCGTGGGCTTGTCACAGCCCGCCATTGACTGCTACCCGGCTGCGCTCCAGGACCGTTGGAACTTGGCGGCTGGTAAAGATCTCAGGGAGTCCCCGTCTCCTCGCCAGCAGTTGGAGCTGGTCAACGCCGTAAATGACGCCAAGTTCAAGGCCTGCTTTGAGGAACTCGGCGACGTACCGCGATTTGTCTCGACAGCTTCAGTCGCCCGCGACGTCGACGCAATCCGCGCTGCCCTTGGAGAGCCAGAGCTAACGGGATACATGGTTAGCTACGGTACTACGCTTGGTCAAATCTACGCCAACATGTTCCCAGACAAGGCAGGACGCCTTATCCTAGATGGCGTTGACTACTCTAGAGAGCACAGAGTCACGGGGGGGTACGCATCGACTGCGATCCACAGCACCACGGATGCTTGGAACGAGGGTTTCCTAGGAGAAtgtgtcgccgccggccctaGTAGCTGCGCACTTGCCAAGCCAACGAATGGCTCCGGGGTCACCTTGGATAGCTTAAAggcaaggatggcaaagCTCCTGGACGGATTGGCCGAGCGTCCGATACCAGCTTAcgacgaggaaaaggggCCAGTTATTATTACATACAGCCTTATAATAGCGGTGATTTCAAGTGCGCTCTATCAGCCGAGATATTGGCCAGAAGTGGCTCAAGCACTCGCGGATTTGGAATCTGGCAACACTACAATAGCGGCCTCTATGGCACACGGGCAATACGTGTACCAACCACAAGCACCTGAAAAGCCTCTGGGTCTTGCGAGTGAGCTTCTGCCCATGGTGGTATGCGGAGACGCAAGCGCCGACGGCCCTCCTGCCAGTGGCCTCGACTTCTGGGAATCCCTCTGGCGCAACCTGACCGAAAAGAGCTTCCTCTCCGGAGGTGGTAATTTTGCAACCGTGTTTCCGTGCCAAAACTACAACAAGTATTGGCCCCAAGGCGCAGCGTTATATCAGGGCGACTTGAATAACAAGCTTAAACACCCAGTTCTGCTCATCGCGGAAACACACGATCCTGTAACGCCTCTTAGAAACGCTCGCGAGCTTCACAAGGAAATGGGCATGGAAAACGCCAGGCTAGTGGTACACCATGGCTATGGGCATGGTTCCTCGCCCGATCCATCAGACTGCACCAATGCTATTATCCGTGGATACCTGCTGAATGGCACCATTCCAGACAAGAGAGAGACCGACTGCTACGCCAATGGGAAGCCGTACCGCAATTCTACTCGTACAAACCACAAGCGATCCTTGCCCATGGTTGGCAACGTACCGATGAGGCTTCCTCTCTAG